A genome region from Polypterus senegalus isolate Bchr_013 chromosome 7, ASM1683550v1, whole genome shotgun sequence includes the following:
- the LOC120532105 gene encoding actin-1-like, producing the protein MPDEEFSKSPAKRPHSMMRKTEEAKEEGEENEKIVESPFSISQENQTKSQQGLEIATSKNNKIPDTELCKDLKKHTHLSSTSVPEETETKTSEYCMGFMRTQFKGHHSSQVGTATEEIIEISSEASEMPTSDFPSGTSYFPMHGTEDELGVMHRRCHSLAEVTKHVASRSQNISEDTETLTGSTSSRPESQAKNVEMQIGDYVYSKRTVHPQTYEAESVNTNNRPRNTFFRRLRLRLCKMLWNFCNIFGMATQETRTETPESSVTVSVATSDLNYPLPFQSMHDKTMSNRVYVSFASDKETVVLDLGTGYLKAGFSKEKRPSCVIPCLAGKRDLKSPQSKQRKISSFVGRQTLLEKTRPLKHGIVTDWESLKDLLNYVFKQNLTISVEEHAVLVSDPPMSPVKNREKCAEMMFEDFCIPAMCIAYQPALSLFSCGTTTGVVVDSGYGVSHSVPIYDGHYMPSNVVRAHYAGQNLNEYLLSLLKQSNQGFKSAMQDVVEDIKQKYCYISLNVEHEMKTPSKYQMEYKLPDGQLITLGSERFQCPEAMFNPKMMGSEDLGLHMMALKSFSRFEVNIRKELMKNFVICGGSTMFQGFPERFEHELAMMALDGTPGVVALPDRNSASWIGGSVLASLQEFQPFWIHKREYEECGPFVLHQKYF; encoded by the coding sequence ATGCCTGATGAAGAATTTTCCAAAAGTCCTGCAAAGAGGCCTCATTCTATGATGAGAAAAACAGAAGAggcaaaagaagaaggagaagaaaatgagaagataGTGGAATCTCCATTTTCCATCAGTcaggaaaaccaaacaaaatcaCAACAAGGATTAGAAATTGCAACATCTAAGAATAACAAGATCCCAGATACAGAGCTCTGTAAAGACCTCAAAAAGCATACCCATCTTTCATCAACTTCTGTACCAGAGGAAACAGAGACAAAGACATCAGAATATTGCATGGGATTTATGAGGACACAATTCAAGGGTCATCATAGTTCACAGGTAGGAACTGCAACTGAGGAAATTATTGAGATTTCATCTGAAGCGAGTGAAATGCCCACCAGTGACTTTCCTTCAGGTACTTCATACTTCCCTATGCATGGAACAGAGGACGAACTCGGTGTGATGCATAGAAGGTGCCATAGTCTTGCAGAGGTAACCAAACACGTAGCAAGCAGAAGTCAAAATATCAGCGAAGACACTGAGACACTTACTGGATCCACTTCCAGTAGACCTGAAAGTCAAGCGAAGAATGTGGAAATGCAAATAGGTGATTACGTTTATTCTAAACGAACTGTGCATCCCCAGACGTATGAAGCCGAAAGTGTAAACACAAATAATCGGCCAAGAAATACCTTTTTCAGAAGGCTTCGGCTGAGACTCTGTAAGATGCTCTGGAACTTCTGCAATATTTTTGGAATGGCCACCCAGGAAACTCGTACAGAGACCCCTGAGTCCTCAGTAACTGTTTCAGTAGCCACTTCAGACCTGAACTATCCATTGCCTTTTCAAAGCATGCACGATAAGACAATGAGTAACAGAGTCTACGTGTCGTTTGCCTCCGATAAGGAAACTGTCGTTCTAGATTTGGGAACAGGCTACCTGAAAGCTGGATTTTCAAAAGAGAAAAGACCTTCATGTGTGATCCCCTGCTTGGCTGGCAAACGCGATTTGAAATCTCCCCAGTCGAAACAAAGGAAGATTAGCAGTTTTGTAGGAAGACAGACACTCCTGGAGAAGACACGTCCATTAAAGCATGGCATTGTCACCGACTGGGAGTCCTTAAAAGATCTCCTGAATTACGTCTTCAAACAGAACTTGACCATTTCAGTTGAAGAACATGCAGTCTTGGTGTCAGATCCTCCGATGAGTCCTGTGAAAAACAGAGAGAAGTGTGCAGAAATGATGTTTGAAGATTTCTGCATCCCTGCCATGTGCATTGCCTACCAACCTGCTTTATCTTTATTTTCCTGTGGTACCACAACGGGGGTGGTAGTGGACAGTGGCTATGGTGTATCTCATTCTGTGCCAATTTACGATGGCCACTACATGCCCAGCAATGTTGTTAGGGCTCACTATGCAGGCCAGAACCTAAATGAATATTTGCTAAGTTTACTGAAGCAGTCGAATCAGGGGTTCAAAAGCGCCATGCAAGACGTTgtggaagacattaaacagaaaTATTGCTACATCTCGTTGAACGTAGAGCATGAAATGAAAACCCCAAGCAAGTATCAGATGGAGTATAAACTCCCGGATGGACAGCTGATAACTCTCGGCTCAGAAAGATTTCAATGCCCTGAAGCGATGTTCAACCCGAAAATGATGGGATCCGAGGACCTGGGGTTGCACATGATGGCGTTGAAAAGTTTCAGCCGATTCGAGGTGAACATCAGAAAGGAGCTGATGAAGAATTTTGTCATCTGTGGCGGCTCTACCATGTTTCAAGGGTTCCCAGAGCGCTTTGAGCATGAGCTGGCAATGATGGCCCTGGATGGCACCCCAGGGGTTGTAGCTTTGCCAGACCGTAATAGCGCATCATGGATTGGAGGCTCAGTCTTGGCTTCCCTGCAAGAATTTCAGCCTTTCTGGATTCATAAGAGAGAATATGAAGAATGTGGGCCATTCGTTCTGCATCAGAAATATTTCTAG